The Bacillus basilensis genome includes a region encoding these proteins:
- a CDS encoding serine hydrolase produces MKESKRTSSFLKNVVCIFIFIFIMSELTSTKVARAESNILADRSIENFKKKMDKQVPKWQENYDVPGVAIGVVNNGRIAYTLNYGYADKEKRKEVNDNTLFQAGSVSKSLTAWGVLHLADEGLLSLDDPVDKYLNKWKLPNSKFDNNEVTIRRLLSHTAGLPTHKGYLGVIPGEQLDSIKESLSGKGWHNDPVEIIKKPGSEAIYSGIGYTILQLVIEEVTGKPFDRYMEEQIMKPLGMKSSSFRQNLENSNLSKAYGYFGQEIPNYQYTEQAAAGLKTNVTDMMTFILASMDTNDHKGKGYGVIKSERVEEMQNPVLGENGLGIFEIQLSNQWKMMYHSGDNRGWHSFYGYIPNTKDGLIILTNGENGKDLRQDIYHEWIKYETGKFPESYFAFKEQRKINAIISVVIGATLGIYLLLFVISLNKGKRTFILKHEKKPYIRVGVRTLLLFNIALYLFCRTYMWSTLSLSVSNRINIMLIMAWIIALLITGFFPKKRSSTNKTLKADVK; encoded by the coding sequence ATGAAGGAAAGTAAAAGAACATCTAGTTTTCTTAAAAATGTTGTATGCATATTTATTTTCATATTCATTATGAGTGAATTGACTTCCACGAAAGTAGCAAGGGCAGAATCGAACATATTGGCTGATAGGAGCATAGAAAACTTTAAGAAAAAGATGGATAAGCAAGTACCTAAATGGCAGGAGAACTATGATGTACCAGGGGTTGCAATAGGAGTTGTAAATAATGGGCGTATTGCTTATACACTTAATTATGGTTATGCAGATAAAGAGAAGAGAAAAGAAGTGAATGATAATACTTTATTTCAGGCGGGTTCGGTGTCCAAAAGTCTTACTGCTTGGGGAGTTCTACATCTTGCAGACGAAGGACTTTTATCATTAGATGATCCGGTTGACAAGTATTTAAACAAATGGAAATTACCAAATTCGAAGTTCGATAATAATGAAGTCACGATAAGAAGATTACTAAGCCATACGGCAGGATTACCCACACATAAAGGGTATTTAGGAGTGATACCTGGAGAACAACTTGATTCTATTAAAGAATCACTGTCTGGGAAAGGATGGCATAATGATCCGGTTGAAATAATTAAGAAACCTGGTTCAGAAGCGATATACTCTGGAATTGGCTATACGATTTTACAGCTTGTTATTGAAGAGGTGACTGGGAAACCCTTTGACCGTTACATGGAGGAACAAATTATGAAACCATTAGGGATGAAATCTAGCTCATTCCGACAAAATTTGGAGAATTCTAATCTTTCGAAGGCGTATGGATACTTTGGACAGGAAATACCGAATTATCAATATACAGAACAGGCTGCTGCAGGTCTCAAAACAAATGTTACGGATATGATGACTTTCATACTTGCAAGTATGGACACTAATGATCATAAAGGTAAGGGGTATGGTGTTATCAAAAGTGAACGTGTGGAGGAAATGCAAAATCCGGTATTAGGCGAGAATGGTTTAGGTATATTTGAGATTCAGTTATCTAATCAATGGAAAATGATGTATCATTCTGGTGATAATCGAGGGTGGCATTCCTTTTATGGCTACATTCCGAATACAAAGGATGGATTAATCATTCTCACGAATGGTGAGAATGGTAAAGACTTAAGGCAGGATATTTACCACGAATGGATAAAATACGAGACTGGGAAGTTCCCTGAAAGTTACTTCGCCTTCAAAGAGCAAAGAAAAATCAATGCTATTATATCCGTTGTTATTGGGGCAACACTTGGTATATACTTGCTACTATTTGTAATTAGTTTGAACAAAGGGAAAAGAACTTTCATTTTGAAGCACGAGAAAAAGCCTTACATCAGAGTTGGAGTTAGAACGCTTCTACTTTTTAATATTGCTCTGTACTTGTTTTGTCGCACCTACATGTGGAGTACTTTAAGTTTAAGTGTAAGCAATAGAATAAATATAATGCTCATAATGGCATGGATAATAGCGTTATTGATTACTGGATTCTTTCCAAAAAAACGAAGTAGCACAAATAAAACGTTAAAAGCTGATGTTAAGTAA
- a CDS encoding sensor histidine kinase, with translation MKFLSRFGRHFQRLQWKLTLFYVLTTIGVLLTLEVMGFLISLSLVKYNADRMFEQQISIQAQNISSNFNGTFINQNQLKKALDDWPIEVGTEFDGFSVVIDSNRNILASAGEDVPQFIDYKAEFPAKVSRHIYTALSLKPSEARKFKTYSYYKDEILYIVAPLANEKDVRGVLVVKAKNIHFSLSNFWEATFQFFGFSMLAFLIGAAIVGITFGIITSRSLVRRIRKILTSTDQWSHGNFTTFVQDPSKDELGQLARRLNQMAKQLRTLFKIRQDLATLEERNRLARELHDSIKQQLFATSIWLNTTKSLIGKDEGKAKEHLLRAENVLHQTQHELNALIQELRPIALEGKDLAYALKDYVAKWQEQTSIIVNLKISGQRQVSPIIEETFFRITQEALNNVARHSQANKVMIHLDCEEVVTLSIHDNGCGFDIQRLDRQGIGLSSMRERIHTLKGYIDIQSEMEKGVKITVQCKQSDIQEDNKPNVNCNSEEVIDHGKGRSNFDFNS, from the coding sequence ATGAAATTTTTATCTCGTTTTGGCCGACATTTCCAACGTTTACAGTGGAAACTGACTTTATTTTATGTATTAACAACCATTGGGGTACTATTGACACTTGAAGTGATGGGATTTCTTATATCACTTAGTTTAGTGAAATATAATGCGGATCGAATGTTTGAACAACAGATAAGTATACAAGCTCAAAATATATCTTCTAACTTTAACGGAACATTTATTAATCAAAATCAACTGAAGAAAGCATTAGATGATTGGCCCATTGAAGTAGGAACTGAATTCGATGGATTTTCTGTGGTCATTGATTCTAATCGTAATATACTTGCAAGTGCTGGAGAAGATGTGCCGCAGTTTATTGATTATAAAGCGGAATTTCCTGCGAAAGTTTCTCGGCATATATATACAGCGTTGTCACTGAAACCATCTGAAGCGCGTAAATTTAAAACATATAGTTACTATAAGGATGAGATTTTATATATTGTTGCTCCATTAGCAAATGAGAAGGATGTACGTGGGGTATTAGTGGTTAAAGCAAAAAACATACATTTTTCACTCAGTAATTTTTGGGAGGCTACTTTTCAGTTTTTTGGATTTAGTATGTTGGCTTTCCTTATTGGTGCAGCAATTGTTGGTATTACTTTTGGAATTATAACGTCTCGAAGTCTCGTTCGTCGTATTCGAAAGATATTAACTTCTACAGACCAATGGAGTCATGGAAACTTCACAACATTTGTACAAGATCCTTCAAAGGATGAATTGGGGCAGTTGGCACGTAGGCTGAATCAGATGGCGAAACAACTACGCACCTTGTTTAAAATCCGTCAAGATTTAGCAACACTAGAGGAACGAAATCGATTAGCCCGTGAGCTACATGATAGTATTAAGCAGCAATTATTTGCTACATCAATCTGGCTGAACACTACCAAATCCCTTATCGGAAAAGACGAAGGCAAAGCTAAAGAGCATTTGTTAAGAGCAGAGAATGTTTTACATCAAACTCAGCACGAGTTAAATGCATTGATTCAAGAATTACGTCCTATCGCACTTGAGGGGAAGGATTTAGCATATGCATTAAAGGATTATGTGGCGAAGTGGCAAGAACAAACAAGTATCATAGTTAATTTGAAGATAAGTGGACAGCGACAAGTATCTCCCATTATTGAGGAGACTTTCTTTCGCATTACACAAGAGGCACTGAATAATGTTGCACGCCACAGTCAGGCGAATAAGGTAATGATTCATCTAGATTGTGAAGAAGTTGTAACTCTTTCTATTCATGATAATGGTTGCGGGTTTGATATTCAAAGACTGGATCGCCAAGGAATAGGTTTGTCATCTATGCGTGAACGGATTCATACGTTAAAGGGGTATATTGATATCCAAAGTGAGATGGAGAAAGGTGTGAAAATTACTGTTCAGTGTAAACAATCAGACATTCAAGAAGATAACAAGCCGAATGTAAATTGTAATTCAGAAGAGGTGATAGATCATGGGAAAGGGAGATCTAATTTCGATTTTAATAGTTGA
- a CDS encoding VOC family protein, with amino-acid sequence MSDTQTLRGLTTVSFWTDDLAAAKKWYAELLGIEPYFERPGYIEFRLGDYQNELGLIDSRYAPDGPATGPAGAVVYWHVDNVTATFKNLLSMGAKEYEAPTERGEGFITASVVDPFGNILGIMYNQHYLEVLGSTRKT; translated from the coding sequence ATGAGTGACACACAGACATTACGAGGATTAACCACAGTCAGTTTTTGGACGGATGATCTAGCAGCAGCAAAGAAGTGGTACGCCGAACTGTTGGGCATCGAACCTTACTTCGAACGTCCAGGATATATCGAGTTTCGTCTTGGCGATTACCAGAACGAGCTGGGGCTGATTGATAGCCGCTATGCGCCCGATGGTCCAGCGACCGGACCGGCCGGTGCTGTAGTGTACTGGCACGTCGATAATGTAACAGCAACTTTCAAAAATCTGCTGTCTATGGGAGCGAAAGAATACGAGGCACCCACAGAGCGTGGCGAGGGTTTTATTACTGCTTCCGTGGTCGATCCCTTTGGGAACATCTTAGGGATTATGTACAATCAGCATTATTTAGAGGTTCTGGGTTCGACTAGAAAAACGTAA
- a CDS encoding response regulator transcription factor, which translates to MGKGDLISILIVDDHTIVRQGLNALFTIQPDFHVVGEAEDGEKATALATELVPDIVLMDLVMPGINGVEAIRRVKQVSPRSQVIVLTSYHEDEYIFPALRAGAISYVLKDIEPNQLVETVRIGVQGESIMHPRVAARVVNEIRATKQTSPNPFSELSERELEVLRLIARGLTNAEIAEGLFISEKTVKGHVSNILSKLHMLDRTKAAVFAWEQGFMRPNQEKNF; encoded by the coding sequence ATGGGAAAGGGAGATCTAATTTCGATTTTAATAGTTGATGATCATACCATTGTAAGACAAGGATTGAATGCTCTATTCACAATTCAACCTGATTTTCATGTAGTTGGAGAAGCTGAAGATGGTGAAAAGGCTACGGCTTTAGCTACTGAACTTGTGCCAGATATCGTACTAATGGATTTAGTGATGCCAGGTATCAATGGTGTAGAAGCGATTCGAAGAGTTAAGCAAGTTAGTCCTCGTTCTCAAGTGATTGTGTTGACTTCATATCATGAGGATGAATACATTTTTCCGGCATTACGTGCAGGTGCAATATCATATGTACTTAAAGACATTGAGCCTAATCAATTGGTTGAAACTGTAAGGATAGGTGTACAAGGTGAATCTATTATGCATCCACGGGTTGCTGCACGGGTGGTTAATGAGATTCGTGCTACGAAACAGACATCTCCCAATCCGTTTTCTGAGCTAAGTGAACGAGAATTAGAAGTATTAAGGTTGATTGCTAGAGGGCTTACGAATGCTGAAATTGCTGAAGGGCTTTTCATTAGTGAAAAGACAGTTAAAGGTCATGTTAGTAACATTCTAAGTAAGCTGCATATGCTTGATCGCACAAAAGCTGCTGTTTTTGCTTGGGAACAAGGGTTTATGCGTCCGAATCAGGAAAAAAATTTTTAA
- a CDS encoding DUF817 domain-containing protein: MRALKQLVRFGWEQALSCLFPLVIFASLAFTKFLPLPFLPRYDWLLIICLLMQWWMVSSGLETLDELKVITLFHLIGLALELFKVHMGSWSYPEEGYFKIFGVPLYSGFMYASVASFLCQAWRRLKVELVKWPPFLIVVPLAFAIYLNFFTHHYWIDVRWWLSGLVIIVFWQSWVTYEVNGTRYRMPLALSFVLIGFFIWIAENIATFFGAWQYPNQTDTWSLVHLGKVSSWLLLVIVSFLIVATLKQVKGEVTKGGFPRA; this comes from the coding sequence ATGAGAGCACTAAAACAACTCGTACGTTTTGGTTGGGAGCAGGCCTTATCATGTTTGTTTCCTCTCGTTATTTTTGCTTCTTTGGCTTTTACAAAATTCCTGCCACTTCCCTTCCTGCCACGTTATGACTGGCTACTTATCATCTGTCTTCTGATGCAGTGGTGGATGGTGAGCTCGGGGCTGGAAACACTTGATGAACTAAAGGTTATCACATTGTTCCACCTTATTGGACTTGCTCTTGAACTTTTTAAGGTACATATGGGATCCTGGTCTTATCCAGAGGAAGGATATTTCAAAATTTTTGGAGTGCCTTTGTATAGCGGATTCATGTATGCAAGTGTGGCGAGCTTTCTTTGTCAGGCGTGGAGAAGATTAAAGGTTGAACTGGTTAAGTGGCCACCGTTTTTGATAGTTGTACCTCTTGCATTTGCAATTTATTTGAATTTTTTCACTCACCATTATTGGATTGATGTTCGTTGGTGGTTATCTGGACTTGTAATTATTGTTTTTTGGCAATCATGGGTCACATACGAGGTTAATGGAACTCGTTACCGTATGCCACTCGCGCTTTCTTTTGTGCTCATCGGATTTTTTATATGGATAGCCGAAAATATCGCAACGTTCTTTGGAGCTTGGCAATACCCAAACCAAACCGATACATGGAGTCTCGTTCATCTAGGGAAGGTGAGTTCATGGCTCTTATTAGTGATTGTTAGCTTTCTTATAGTAGCGACGTTAAAGCAGGTCAAAGGAGAGGTAACAAAAGGTGGTTTTCCACGTGCCTAA
- a CDS encoding YolD-like family protein: protein MYNANMPKGRGMMKWTPFAAMPEQFAGIREIIKEKNKIARPILTSEEKELIENLLLCSLLSEEEILITYYEDGYILSSYMTVVDIDPLNTAVICTDAFYKKMTLQFSNILDVK from the coding sequence ATATACAACGCTAATATGCCAAAGGGAAGAGGAATGATGAAATGGACGCCATTCGCTGCGATGCCTGAACAGTTTGCTGGTATCCGTGAAATCATTAAAGAAAAAAATAAAATAGCACGTCCAATATTAACATCAGAAGAAAAAGAACTGATTGAAAACTTATTATTATGCTCATTACTTTCCGAAGAGGAAATACTGATTACATATTATGAAGACGGTTATATACTCTCTAGTTATATGACTGTTGTTGATATTGATCCGCTAAATACCGCTGTCATATGTACCGATGCTTTTTATAAAAAGATGACACTACAATTTTCGAATATACTAGACGTAAAATAG
- a CDS encoding alpha/beta-type small acid-soluble spore protein encodes MQIRENNNSNEMLIAAAASAIEQMKHEIAQEFGVTLGPDSTARANGSVGGEITKRLVRMAQEQLSGQYKIH; translated from the coding sequence ATGCAAATTCGTGAAAATAATAATTCAAACGAGATGTTAATAGCAGCTGCAGCAAGTGCTATTGAGCAAATGAAACATGAAATTGCTCAGGAGTTTGGGGTTACACTTGGACCAGATTCAACAGCAAGAGCAAATGGTTCAGTAGGTGGAGAAATTACAAAACGCTTAGTTCGTATGGCGCAAGAACAATTATCAGGTCAATATAAAATTCACTAA
- a CDS encoding LysR family transcriptional regulator: MELLQLHYFLKVAKLEHMTQAAQELRIAQPALSKTIARLEEDLGVPLFDRQGRRIRLNSFGKAYLKKVEKALMLLEEGRREVEDLAGMERARVSLATTTHKCFSDVIGTFISLHPDIKLQITQASEREKVQQLRNGDIDFCITFPPIEQTGIEGLSFLTEKILLAVPHTHRFVNRSNIDLREVANDPFICIKQGNPFREMTDEFCQKAGFTPNIICEVDEHSAVSYFIRMGIGIAFMPETLIEKIETSFHLVHIDNPICQRTYQIAWLEGRYMSVAERKFREFFVQSFTELRK; encoded by the coding sequence GTGGAACTACTGCAACTGCATTATTTTCTAAAAGTCGCTAAGTTGGAGCATATGACGCAGGCTGCGCAAGAGCTTCGCATCGCGCAGCCTGCTCTCAGCAAAACCATCGCTAGGTTGGAAGAGGATTTGGGTGTACCATTATTTGATCGCCAAGGAAGGAGGATTCGACTCAACTCATTTGGAAAAGCGTATCTAAAGAAAGTAGAAAAGGCACTCATGTTGCTTGAAGAGGGCAGAAGAGAAGTTGAAGATCTTGCGGGAATGGAAAGAGCGCGTGTTTCTTTAGCAACAACAACTCATAAATGCTTTTCTGATGTAATAGGTACTTTTATATCCTTACACCCTGATATCAAACTTCAAATCACTCAAGCTTCAGAGAGGGAAAAGGTGCAACAGCTCCGAAATGGAGATATCGATTTTTGTATCACTTTCCCTCCTATTGAGCAGACGGGGATAGAGGGATTGTCTTTTCTCACTGAAAAAATCTTACTAGCTGTTCCTCATACACATCGATTTGTTAATCGGAGCAACATAGACTTGAGAGAAGTGGCTAATGATCCTTTTATTTGTATAAAGCAAGGGAATCCATTCCGAGAAATGACGGATGAATTTTGTCAAAAAGCAGGATTTACTCCGAATATTATATGTGAAGTTGACGAACATTCTGCAGTAAGTTATTTCATCCGTATGGGAATTGGTATTGCTTTTATGCCGGAAACCTTAATAGAAAAAATAGAGACGTCATTTCATTTAGTGCATATTGATAATCCTATTTGTCAGCGTACCTATCAAATCGCATGGCTTGAAGGGCGCTATATGTCCGTGGCGGAACGTAAATTTCGGGAGTTTTTTGTCCAGAGCTTTACTGAATTAAGGAAGTAA
- a CDS encoding helix-turn-helix transcriptional regulator, with translation MFGLGKPLSKFGKFLKRNEITQTELKEWSGVNQNTISRITRSNENRPSLGNGQKIIRALKRKGYRVDFEDFWM, from the coding sequence GTGTTCGGATTAGGAAAACCTTTATCAAAGTTTGGAAAATTTCTTAAGAGGAATGAAATTACTCAAACAGAATTAAAAGAATGGAGCGGAGTAAACCAAAATACAATTAGCCGCATTACACGATCTAATGAGAATAGGCCATCATTAGGTAATGGCCAAAAGATAATTAGAGCTTTAAAAAGAAAAGGATACCGTGTAGACTTTGAAGATTTTTGGATGTAA
- a CDS encoding SgcJ/EcaC family oxidoreductase, whose amino-acid sequence MEAIQQTITEIEVAFNQHDTDELDRHFTSDATWVNVLGERLSGWKQINEVHKIILAGPLRNSYASYTVESINFVRSGVAVTHIRQYPTTSEGTIIENGQGSLAIYVMVKELGTWQVAAGQNTFVHN is encoded by the coding sequence ATTGAAGCCATTCAACAAACGATTACTGAGATTGAGGTTGCATTTAATCAACATGATACGGATGAATTAGATCGTCACTTTACTTCAGACGCTACATGGGTAAATGTGCTTGGTGAACGGCTATCAGGTTGGAAGCAAATCAATGAAGTACACAAGATTATCTTGGCAGGACCACTTCGCAACTCATATGCTTCCTATACAGTTGAAAGCATTAACTTTGTGCGTTCGGGTGTAGCTGTTACACATATTAGGCAATACCCGACAACTTCTGAAGGGACAATAATAGAAAACGGGCAAGGCAGTCTTGCCATTTATGTGATGGTCAAAGAACTCGGAACGTGGCAGGTCGCTGCTGGACAGAATACATTTGTCCATAATTAA
- a CDS encoding Y-family DNA polymerase — translation MYDYSILPNRIILCVDLRSFYASVSCIKMGLDPLHTKLAVVGDVNRSGSIVLAATPPLKALGVKKMARLYEIPRRKDILVVNPIMGTYIKCSNYITKLALQYVPIEDFHQYSIDEFFMDITNSIHLFANEPYEFALKFKREVYEKTRIECTIGIEPNPLMSKIALDVEAKKTKDCVAYWKYEDVPIKLWPIRPLSKFWGISSKTEVKLNRKGIHSIGDLAQYPLKYLKQSFGVIGEELHLHSNGIDFSRIAEKYIPATTSIGKSQILMRDYTIEEFPIILLEHIEEVCYRMRRQNKLAQTIHFSIGYSKNYAGGFRKTHTMNRPTNLTMDIYKICTYFLHEFYTGEPIRTINVSLTNLINEGEEQISLFDNVIQREKEIQLTKVMNEIRTKFGKNSILRGISYTNSATARYRNTLLGGHKS, via the coding sequence GTGTATGACTACTCAATTTTGCCAAATCGAATTATTTTATGTGTAGATCTTCGTAGCTTTTATGCAAGCGTGTCCTGTATCAAGATGGGCTTAGACCCACTGCATACTAAATTAGCTGTAGTAGGAGATGTGAACAGGAGTGGCTCCATTGTTTTGGCTGCAACACCACCATTAAAAGCACTAGGCGTTAAGAAAATGGCAAGGTTGTATGAAATACCACGGCGTAAAGACATTCTTGTTGTAAACCCAATTATGGGAACTTATATCAAATGCTCAAATTACATAACAAAATTAGCTTTACAATACGTTCCAATTGAGGATTTTCACCAATACAGCATCGATGAATTCTTTATGGATATTACAAATAGTATCCATCTTTTTGCGAATGAGCCTTATGAATTTGCGCTGAAATTCAAACGTGAAGTATATGAGAAAACAAGAATTGAATGCACGATTGGGATTGAACCTAACCCTTTAATGAGCAAGATCGCTTTAGATGTGGAAGCGAAGAAGACAAAAGACTGCGTCGCGTATTGGAAATACGAAGATGTCCCCATAAAATTATGGCCGATACGACCACTTAGTAAGTTTTGGGGAATTTCGAGTAAAACAGAAGTTAAGTTAAATCGAAAAGGAATACATTCAATTGGAGACTTAGCGCAATACCCACTCAAATACTTAAAACAAAGTTTTGGAGTTATTGGTGAAGAATTACATTTACATAGCAACGGCATTGATTTTAGCCGTATTGCAGAAAAATACATACCAGCAACAACTTCTATTGGTAAAAGTCAAATACTCATGCGTGATTACACAATAGAGGAATTCCCAATTATTCTACTGGAACATATCGAGGAAGTTTGTTATCGAATGCGAAGGCAAAATAAACTAGCTCAAACTATCCATTTTTCTATTGGTTACAGCAAAAATTACGCTGGTGGTTTCAGAAAAACTCACACTATGAACCGACCAACCAATTTAACAATGGATATTTATAAGATTTGTACATACTTTTTACATGAGTTTTATACTGGGGAACCCATTAGAACCATCAATGTTTCTTTAACTAACTTAATCAATGAAGGCGAAGAACAAATCTCACTATTCGATAATGTAATACAACGAGAAAAAGAAATACAACTAACTAAAGTAATGAACGAAATACGCACTAAATTTGGAAAGAACAGCATATTACGAGGAATTTCTTATACAAATAGTGCAACAGCAAGATATAGAAACACATTATTAGGAGGACACAAATCGTGA
- a CDS encoding NADP-dependent oxidoreductase — MKAAAISTSGPPNVLKVMEFDNPHAGAGQVRVRVKAAGIQPFDLAVRSSGWAPPGLAVRYPQILGNEFAGIIDQVGDKVTDFSIGDEVLGWALLACYAEYVVVSVDQIVHKPQSMPWEEAGAITASGQTAHTALQELGVDKGDTILIHAAAGGVGTFAVQLAQTWGATVIGTASERNHDYLRSLGAIPVTYGDGLADRVRALAPDGVDVAFDAAGDDALRASLELVENKDRIGTIVAFDLVEELGVRPIRSQRSVDRLAQLVELYSKGKLHIHIRKSFPLHQAADAHREIESGHGRGKVVLTIG; from the coding sequence ATGAAAGCCGCTGCAATTTCTACTTCTGGTCCTCCAAATGTTTTGAAAGTAATGGAATTTGATAACCCTCATGCTGGTGCAGGGCAAGTTCGGGTCCGGGTTAAGGCTGCTGGAATCCAGCCGTTCGATTTGGCGGTGCGTAGCAGTGGCTGGGCACCACCCGGTTTGGCGGTGCGGTATCCACAGATTCTCGGTAACGAATTCGCAGGAATTATTGATCAAGTCGGGGATAAAGTTACAGACTTCTCTATCGGCGATGAAGTACTTGGATGGGCTTTACTGGCCTGCTATGCAGAATATGTGGTGGTTAGTGTTGACCAGATTGTGCATAAGCCACAGAGTATGCCTTGGGAGGAGGCTGGTGCAATAACAGCTTCTGGTCAAACCGCTCACACCGCATTACAGGAACTTGGTGTTGACAAGGGAGACACCATATTGATTCACGCTGCAGCTGGTGGAGTTGGTACATTCGCTGTACAACTGGCCCAGACATGGGGAGCAACTGTCATCGGTACGGCCAGTGAACGCAACCATGATTACCTTCGATCACTGGGTGCGATCCCTGTCACTTATGGAGACGGCCTTGCTGATAGAGTTCGTGCTCTAGCACCGGATGGCGTGGACGTAGCCTTTGATGCCGCTGGGGACGATGCTCTGCGCGCATCGTTGGAGCTTGTCGAAAACAAAGACCGAATCGGCACAATTGTTGCTTTCGACCTTGTAGAGGAACTTGGTGTTCGCCCTATACGCAGCCAAAGGTCTGTGGATCGGCTTGCTCAGCTGGTAGAACTTTACTCCAAAGGGAAATTGCACATCCACATCAGGAAGTCATTTCCGCTACACCAAGCCGCAGACGCACATCGAGAGATCGAAAGTGGCCACGGCCGAGGAAAAGTGGTTCTTACAATTGGCTAA
- a CDS encoding VOC family protein, whose product MKLNHINLTVTDVNAARKFLEKYFNLQTKSTHGDSFAVLLDEDGLLLALMKGTQVSYPKSFHIGFSQESEERVNEIYQHLKNDGFDVKPPKRAHRWTFYVKAPGGFTIEVLS is encoded by the coding sequence TTGAAACTAAACCATATCAATCTAACGGTCACTGACGTTAACGCTGCTCGAAAGTTCTTAGAGAAATATTTCAACCTACAAACTAAGAGCACGCATGGCGATTCATTCGCTGTACTATTAGACGAAGATGGATTATTGCTCGCTTTAATGAAAGGTACTCAGGTCAGTTATCCGAAGTCATTTCATATCGGTTTTTCACAGGAGAGCGAAGAACGGGTGAACGAGATCTATCAACACTTGAAGAATGATGGATTTGATGTAAAACCGCCAAAAAGGGCCCATCGCTGGACATTCTATGTTAAGGCCCCGGGTGGATTTACCATCGAGGTTCTTAGTTGA